From one Lotus japonicus ecotype B-129 chromosome 3, LjGifu_v1.2 genomic stretch:
- the LOC130746458 gene encoding E3 ubiquitin-protein ligase SPL2, whose product MSSQEQALVSLLSQLALSFDGAVLGLAIAYAAVRTIVKFTATSAALRKINHAPSLSVSDLRSLLTDDDDGKIVIVRGTVDAKAAVDGSWKTFRPGVLVSRETGDRGVILQRTETCIYNEWKGLFGWTSDLRAIVTRSWRQQESTSLRKVPFVLIDVGRQPYPEYVVVNLDGSRHPLPLITVYHKLQPISPSPYSFLQALFGHEYPVGLLDEEKILPLGKDISAVGLCNLRNGIAEIKSCKDLPYFLSDLDKDQMIVDLSFKTKILFWSGIVLGSMSVGVLSYAVVRNWNKWKQWKQQRQLQQQRQTVSVNVDPHLDDETEDVPDGQLCVICLMRRRRSVFIPCGHLVCCQGCAISVEGEVSPKCPVCRQEIRDSVRIFES is encoded by the exons ATGTCTTCACAAGAGCAAGCACTAGTCTCCCTTCTCTCCCAACTAGCCCTATCCTTCGACGGCGCCGTTTTGGGTTTAGCCATAGCCTACGCCGCCGTCCGCACCATCGTCAAATTCACCGCCACCTCCGCCGCCCTTCGCAAGATCAACCACGCCCCTTCCCTCTCCGTCTCCGACCTCCGCTCGCTCCTCACCGACGACGACGATGGCAAAATCGTTATTGTCCGCGGCACCGTTGACGCCAAGGCCGCCGTCGACGGCAGCTGGAAAACCTTCCGCCCCGGCGTCTTGGTTTCACGTGAGACCGGTGACAGAGGTGTCATCCTTCAAAGAACTGAAACG TGTATATACAATGAATGGAAGGGCTTGTTTGGGTGGACTTCTGATCTTCGAGCCATTGTTACAAGATCGTGGAGACAGCAAGAGTCTACATCCTTAAGAAAG GTGCCTTTTGTTCTCATTGATGTTGGCCGGCAGCCATATCCCGAGTATGTGGTTGTCAACTTGGATGGCTCAAGACACCCATTACCTCTGATAACAGTTTATCATAAATTGCAACCCATAAGTCCGTCTCCTTATTCATTCTTACAGGCACTCTTTGGGCATGAGTATCCG GTTGGACTACTAGATGAAGAGAAAATTCTTCCCTTGGGGAAGGATATCAGTGCTGTAGGCCTTTGCAATTTAAGAAATGGAATTGCTGAAATTAAGTCATGCAAAGATCTACCATATTTTCT GTCTGACTTGGATAAAGATCAGATGATAGTAGATCTTTCcttcaaaacaaaaatactATTTTGGAGTGGTATTGTTCTTGGTTCAATGTCAGTTGGGGTCCTTAGCTATGCAGTTGTGAG GAACTGGAATAAGTGGAAACAATGGAAGCAGCAAAGGCAGCTCCAGCAACAAAGGCAAACTGTCAGTGTTAATGTTGATCCTCATCTGGATGACGAGACTGAAGATGTTCCAGATGGACAGTTATGTGTTATATGCCTGATGAGGAGAAGGCGTTCTGTTTTCATTCCATGTGGGCATCTTGTATGTTGCCAAGGGTGTGCCATATCAGTTGAAGGTGAAGTGTCACCCAAGTGTCCTGTTTGTCGTCAGGAGATTCGGGATTCGGTCCGGATCTTTGAATCTTAA
- the LOC130746456 gene encoding uncharacterized protein LOC130746456, which produces MATTYAHSSQYGSSQRSLGIVMALVSAVVLSPLYANSRSDRRHYESKWSSGFVLPMVLAGLIIAIRTTSSSRSSVSSPRASLLPSPEPSWVLRIGSSSWGLAMVLVMLMLVHNWKASVQEFFWR; this is translated from the coding sequence ATGGCTACCACCTATGCTCACTCAAGCCAGTATGGCTCTTCCCAGAGATCATTGGGCATAGTGATGGCTCTAGTCTCCGCGGTGGTGTTATCCCCTTTATATGCCAATTCAAGGAGTGATAGGAGGCACTATGAATCAAAATGGAGCTCTGGTTTTGTTCTGCCTATGGTTCTTGCTGGACTCATAATTGCCATCAGAACAACCTCTTCTTCAAGGTCTTCTGTTTCATCTCCAAGAGCTTCACTTCTTCCATCTCCAGAACCTTCGTGGGTGCTTAGAATTGGAAGCTCTTCTTGGGGATTAGCTATGGTTTTGGTCATGCTCATGCTTGTTCATAATTGGAAAGCATCAGTTCAAGAGTTCTTTTGGAGATAG
- the LOC130742806 gene encoding uncharacterized protein At2g29880-like → MESENGMQQNGKRQRDLRQWSKEEDEALLDILIEAVDQGQRLDNGQFQAHTLETAEVKLEQKFPGCGIKVKPHIESAMKRLRTTYHTIYDILNQSGFGWDDEKKLIEVNDDVWNEYVKSHPNAKDYSYTQSILLEKLAQAFGNDLATGKEAVTPADVVEEMDKEEEQVRRKQEDMESQPIKRNRGTNLIANSISELGKNLGYWLEKSSERWAEVVNCLGVDKQVFDESRGLIDELKKMDLTELERFEVAEKILSMPYRLHIFWGCDDVHRLAYVKTLI, encoded by the exons ATGGAATCGGAAAACGGCATGCAACAAAATGGAAAAAGACAAAGAGATCTTAGACAGTGGTCCAAGGAGGAGGATGAAGCCCTTCTCGACATTTTGATTGAAGCTGTGGATCAAGGTCAAAGACTTGATAATGGACAATTCCAAGCACATACTTTGGAAACAGCTGAGGTAAAATTGGAGCAAAAGTTTCCTGGATGTGGAATTAAGGTGAAACCACACATTGAATCTGCAATGAAGAGGTTAAGAACAACTTATCAtacaatttatgatatactaaATCAAAGTGGATTTGGTTGGGACgatgaaaaaaaattgattgaggTTAATGATGATGTGTGGAATGAGTATGTGAAG AGTCATCCAAATGCAAAAGATTATAGTTATACACAAAGTATACTTCTTGAAAAGCTTGCTCAAGCTTTTGGAAATGATCTCGCTACTGGTAAAGAAGCTGTTACCCCTGCCGATGTTGTTGAGGAGATggataaagaagaagaacaagttaGAAGAAAACAAGAGGATATGGAAAGTCAGCCAATAAAAAGAAATAGAGGAACAAACTTGATTGCTAATAGCATTTCTGAACTAGGAAAGAATCTCGGGTACTGGCTTGAAAAAAGTTCTGAAAGATGGGCTGAAGTTGTAAATTGTCTTGGAGTTGACAAGCAAGTATTTGATGAGTCTAGGGGCCTCATAGATGAGTTGAAGAAAATGGATTTGACAGAACTCGAGCGTTTTGAGGTAGCAGAGAAAATTTTATCCATGCCTTATCGTTTGCACATATTTTGGGGTTGTGATGATGTTCACCGCCTTGCATATGTTAAAACGTTGATCTAG
- the LOC130746455 gene encoding probable GTP diphosphokinase RSH2, chloroplastic: MAVSTIALYASPPSSVCSPPHPCPHASYDFELGARSSSPASTATASTSQKAVTGGLSCLFSSPAAVVKHAPLSSSFCGTVDEDELKDLSSSFSYSPSKFGGSSWKRDQSPVSVFHGPVSCSSGGGGSTVRSVAKGSIPVRIGCERVGGTSGLFDGFVRNALGSCLDYDSSSVKFRGGDIDGGASSALVDELTFNLDDTFVEGGFEPYAKKLLLGAQLRHKIFCEEFVIKAFCEAEKAHRGQMRASGDPYLQHCLETAVLLAMIGANSTVVAAGLLHDTLDDAFLTYDYIFGMFGAGVADLVEGVSKLSHLSKLARENNTASKSVEADRLHTMFLAMADARAVLIKLADRLHNMMTLDALPVAKQQRFAKETLEIFAPLANRLGISSWKEQLENLCFKHLYPIQYEELSSKLVDSYDDVMIASAIERLEQALKDEGISYHVISGRHKSLYSVYCKMLKKKLSIDDIHDIYGLRLIVDKEEDCYKALTVVHKLWYEIPGKLKDYISCPKFNGYQSLHTVVMGEGKVPLEVQIRTKDMHLQAEFGFAAHWRYKEDDCQHSSFVLQMVEWARWVVTWQCEAMSKDCSSVGYADSIKSPCKFPSHAADCPYSYKPDNGEEGPVFIIMIENDKMSVQELRANSTVMDLLERAGRSSSRVMTYRFPLKEELRPRLNHKPVSDPSCKLKMGDVVELTPAIPDKYLTEYREEIQRMYDRGLTVSGTGMVGSRS; the protein is encoded by the exons ATGGCGGTTTCTACTATAGCTCTATACGCGAGTCCACCGAGCAGTGTGTGTTCACCACCGCATCCTTGCCCGCATGCTTCCTATGACTTTGAATTGGGAGCTAGATCTTCCTCGCCGGCATCGACAGCGACCGCGTCGACGTCGCAGAAGGCGGTAACGGGTGGGCTTTCGTGTTTGTTCTCATCTCCGGCGGCGGTGGTGAAGCACGCGCCGTTGTCGTCGAGCTTCTGCGGCACCGTAGATGAGGATGAATTGAAGGATCTGAGCAGCTCGTTCTCGTATTCGCCGAGTAAATTTGGTGGGTCTTCTTGGAAGAGGGATCAGAGCCCTGTGTCTGTTTTCCATGGTCCTGTTTCCTGTAgcagcggcggcggcggcaGCACCGTTCGTTCGGTTGCTAAGGGATCAATCCCGGTGAGGATCGGGTGTGAAAGGGTTGGTGGGACGAGTGGCCTCTTTGATGGGTTTGTGAGgaatgctttgggttcttgcttggaTTATGATTCATCAAGTGTCAAATTTCGTGGTGGTGATATAGATGGAGGTGCCTCTTCTGCCCTGGTGGATGAGTTGACCTTCAATTTGGATGATACTTTTGTGGAGGGTGGCTTTGAGCCCTACGCTAAGAAGTTGCTGCTGGGGGCTCAGTTGAGGCACAAGATCTTTTGTGAAGAGTTCGTTATCAAGGCTTTTTGTGAAGCAGAGAAAGCTCACAGAGGACAG ATGCGAGCTAGTGGAGATCCCTATTTGCAGCATTGTCTGGAAACTGCTGTGCTGCTGGCTATGATCGGTGCCAACTCCACAGTAGTTGCTGCTGGGCTTTTGCATGACACCCTTGATGACGCTTTTCTAACTTATGATTACATATTTGGGATGTTTGGCGCTGGAGTTGCTGATCTAGTGGAAGGG GTTTCTAAATTGAGTCACTTAAGCAAGCTGGCTCGTGAAAATAACACAGCTAGCAAGTCAGTTGAAGCAGATCGCCTGCATACAATGTTCCTTGCCATGGCAGATGCAAGAGCCGTCCTCATTAAATTGGCAGATCGACTACATAATATGATGACACTAGATGCGTTGCCGGTGGCCAAACAACAAAGGTTTGCAAAGGAGACTTTGGAGATTTTCGCACCTTTAGCCAACCGCTTAGGAATATCTAGTTGGAAGGAACAATTAGAAAATTTGTGTTTTAAGCATCTATATCCAATCCAATATGAGGAGCTTTCATCAAAGCTTGTTGATTCCTATGATGATGTAATGATTGCTTCTGCAATAGAGAGATTGGAGCAAGCTCTTAAAGATGAAGGCATTTCTTACCATGTCATTTCTGGGCGACACAAAAGCTTGTACAGCGTCTATTGCAAAATGCTAAA GAAGAAACTATCTATAGATGATATCCATGATATTTATGGGCTGCGCTTGATTGTTGACAAGGAAGAAGACTGTTATAAAGCCTTAACAGTTGTTCACAAGTTATGGTATGAGATACCTGGAAAGCTGAAAGATTACATATCTTGCCCCAAGTTCAATGG GTATCAATCTCTGCACACTGTGGTGATGGGTGAAGGCAAGGTTCCCCTAGAGGTGCAAATTCGGACAAAAGACATGCATTTACAAGCAGAATTCGGGTTCGCTGCTCATTGGAGATACAAGGAAGATGACTGTCAACATTCTTCGTTCGTGCTCCAGATGGTTGAGTGGGCTCGATGGGTTGTCACCTGGCAGTGCGAGGCAATGAGTAAAGATTGTTCGTCTGTGGGATATGCTGATTCAATCAAGTCACCATGCAAATTCCCTTCTCATGCCGCTGATTGCCCATATTCTTATAAGCCTGATAATGGTGAGGAGGGACCTGTTTTCATTATCATGATTGAGAATGACAAG ATGTCGGTCCAAGAACTTCGTGCAAACTCGACAGTAATGGATTTGTTGGAGAGAGCGGGGCGGTCGAGCTCTCGGGTGATGACATACAGGTTCCCACTGAAGGAAGAATTGAGGCCAAGGCTGAACCACAAGCCTGTAAGTGATCCCTCTTGCAAGTTGAAGATGGGAGATGTGGTGGAGCTTACACCTGCCATACCTGACAAGTATCTCACAGAATATAGGGAAGAAATCCAACGCATGTATGATCGAGGCCTAACTGTATCAGGCACGGGCATGGTTGGTTCAAGAAGCTGA
- the LOC130746457 gene encoding protein NODULATION SIGNALING PATHWAY 1, which yields MTMEPNSTTSDHILDWLEGSVSFFPSFLDEPCNNSGYIQEYHLWDQYQTDANTGSSPNATNSTTATIVATSATSTTSLEPCGSNNNQPLSDLPKKRNATDESSLKPPQNKNKRIKTRPMNEPENGDAVRKNKKGGAKANGSNCNSGNSKEGRWAEQLLNPCAAAIAGGNVNRVQHLLYVLHELASPTGDPNHRLAAHGLRALTHHLSSSSSSPTSSGTITFASTEPRFFQKSLLKFYEVSPWFSFPNNIANASILQVLAEEANITSRTLHILDIGVSHGVQWPTLLDALSRRSGGPPSVVRLTVVTAENDQNMETPFSKAPPGYNYYPRLLGYAQSININLQINRIENHSLQTLNAQSISASPDEILIVCAQFRLHHLNHNSPDERSEFLKVLRNMEPRGVILSENNTECCCSGCGNFAAGFTRRVEYLWRFLDSTSSAFKGRESDERRVMEGEAAKALTNQREMNEEKEKWCGRMKEAGFAGEVFGEDAVDGGRALLRKYDSNWEMKVEEKNTSVGLWWKGQPVSFCSLWKLDGNDQGGTS from the coding sequence ATGACCATGGAACCAAACTCAACAACTTCAGATCACATACTGGATTGGCTTGAAGGTTCTGTCTCTTTCTTCCCATCATTCTTAGATGAACCATGTAACAACTCTGGTTACATCCAAGAGTACCACTTGTGGGATCAGTACCAAACTGATGCAAATACTGGCTCTTCACCTAATGCCACAAACAGCACCACCGCCACTATAGTTGCTACTAGTGCCACCAGCACAACATCCCTTGAGCCTTGTGGCTCTAACAACAACCAACCACTTTCTGATTTGCCCAAGAAACGAAATGCCACTGATGAATCAAGCCTCAAACCGCCACAAAACAAGAACAAGAGAATCAAGACCCGTCCAATGAATGAACCTGAGAATGGAGATGCAGttagaaaaaacaagaaaggtGGAGCTAAGGCCAATGGAAGCAACTGCAACAGTGGAAATAGCAAAGAAGGTAGATGGGCAGAGCAATTGCTCAACCCTTGTGCTGCAGCCATAGCCGGCGGAAACGTGAACCGTGTGCAGCATCTTTTATATGTTCTCCACGAGCTAGCCTCGCCTACCGGTGATCCTAACCACCGGCTCGCGGCTCATGGTCTCCGAGCACTGACACACCACttatcctcttcttcttcatcacctaCCTCTTCAGGGACTATAACTTTTGCATCTACAGAACCAAGGTTCTTCCAGAAGTCACTGCTGAAGTTCTATGAGGTTAGTCCTTGGTTTTCCTTTCCCAATAACATAGCAAATGCTTCAATCCTGCAAGTTCTTGCTGAAGAGGCGAACATCACTTCGCGTACCCTCCACATCCTTGACATTGGAGTCTCACATGGCGTGCAATGGCCGACTCTGCTCGATGCCTTGAGTCGTCGATCCGGTGGACCGCCTTCAGTAGTTCGCCTCACGGTGGTTACAGCTGAAAATGACCAAAACATGGAGACCCCATTTTCAAAAGCTCCACCTGGTTATAACTACTATCCTAGGCTCCTTGGTTATGCTCAGTCCATAAACATCAATTTGCAGATAAACAGGATAGAAAATCACTCATTACAGACACTGAATGCTCAGAGTATCAGTGCCTCCCCGGATGAAATTTTAATTGTCTGTGCCCAGTTCAGGCTGCATCACTTGAATCATAACAGCCCTGACGAGAGGAGTGAGTTTCTGAAGGTGTTGAGGAACATGGAGCCCAGAGGGGTGATACTAAGCGAGAACAATACAGAGTGTTGCTGCAGTGGATGTGGGAACTTCGCGGCTGGGTTCACTCGGAGAGTGGAGTACTTGTGGAGGTTCTTGGATTCAACCAGCTCAGCGTTCAAGGGTCGTGAGAGTGATGAAAGGAGAGTGATGGAAGGTGAGGCTGCGAAAGCACTGACAAACCAGCGGGAGATGaatgaagagaaagagaaatggTGTGGAAGAATGAAAGAAGCAGGGTTTGCAGGGGAAGTGTTCGGAGAGGATGCCGTTGATGGAGGTCGAGCTTTGTTGAGGAAGTATGACAGTAATTGGGAGATGAAAGTTGAAGAAAAGAACACAAGTGTGGGACTATGGTGGAAGGGGCAACCTGTTTCTTTCTGTTCTTTGTGGAAGCTGGATGGGAATGACCAGGGTGGCACAAGCTGA
- the LOC130742807 gene encoding mitochondrial intermembrane space import and assembly protein 40 homolog → MGQAESAEIPTQTTPTTNSSHPASLESVLAEAAAYGNQDTESVEAMAQKALQCPCIADLRTGPCGSQFSEAFLCFLKSNSEEKGSDCVSPFVALQSCIKANPDAFSKDILGEDESTESEPVQDYKILPPNWSKESQSSVSKL, encoded by the exons ATGGGTCAAGCTGAAAGCGCAGAAATCCCCACTCAAACCACCCCAACAACCAATTCTTCTCACCCTGCTTCCCTTGAATCTGTTCTTGCAG AGGCTGCAGCATATGGAAACCAAGACACTGAG TCTGTTGAGGCAATGGCTCAGAAAGCTCTCCAATGCCCTTGTATTGCTGACCTGCGAACTGGTCCCTGTGGGTCTCAATTCTCAGAAGCATTCCTCTGTTTTCTCAAGAGTAACAGTGAAGAAAAG GGCTCGGACTGTGTAAGTCCATTTGTTGCTCTGCAGAGCTGCATCAAGGCCAATCCAGATGCATTCTCGAAGGACATTCTAGGCGAAGATGAAAGCACAGAGTCGGAGCCTGTCCAAGATTACAAAATACTTCCTCCCAATTGGTCTAAGGAATCTCAAAGTTCAGTGTCCAAACTTTAA